The genomic region CGTGCGGCTGTTCGTGCTGCCCGCGGCGGTGTTCGGCAAGATCGTGCGCAAGTGGTTCCCGATGCCGACCCACCTGCTCGAGGGGCTCTTCCTCGGCACCCGCAACTCCAACGAGATCGTCGGCCAGCGCGAGCGCCTGGTGGCGCTCGGCTCGCTGACGGCCGGGCTGACCCACGAGCTCAACAACCCGGCGGCGGCGACCTCCCGGGCCGCGGCGACCCTGCGCGACCGCCTGGCGGCCATGCGCCACAAGCTCAAGGGCCTGGCCTCGGGAGCCATCAAGCCGGAGCAGCTGCTGGCCCTCGCCGACTGCCAGGAGGCGGCGATCGCGCGCATCCCCACGGCGCCGAAGCTCGGCGTGGTCGAGACCAGCGAGCGCGAGGACGAGTGGGCCGACTGGCTCGAGGACCACGGCATCGCCCGCGGCTGGGAGATGGCCGCGACGTTCGTCTCGGCGGGGCTCGACCTCGAGTGGGGCGACGACGTCGCCGCGCGCACCGACATCGAGAACCTCGAGCTGGCCATGCGCTGGCTCGCCTACACCCTCGAGACCGAGCTGCTCATCGGCGAGATCGAGGAGGCCGCGGCCCGCATCTCGACGCTGGTCGGCGCGGCCAAGCAGTACTCCCAGATGGACCGCGCGCCGCACCAGGACATCGACGTGCACGACGGGCTCGAGTCGACGCTGGTGATGCTCAGCCGGCGCATCGGCGACGACATCGTGGTGGTCAAGGAGTTCGACCGCTCGCTGCCGAAGATCCCTGCCTACGGCGCCGAGCTCAACCAGGTCTGGACCAACTTGATCGACAACGCCATCGCGGTGATGAAGGGCGGCGGCACGCTGACCCTGCGCACCTCCCTCGACGGCGAGTCGGTGCTGGTCGAGGTGTGCGACACGGGGCCGGGCGTGCCCGAGGAGCTGCGCCAGCGCATCTTCGAGCCGTTCTTCACCACCAAGCCGGTCGGCGAGGGCACCGGGCTCGGGCTCGACATCTCGTTCCGCATCGTGGTCAACAAGCACGGCGGCGACCTGCGGGTCGAGTCGGTGCCCGGCAACACCTGCTTCCAGGTGCGACTGCCGCTGGTCGAGCCCGCGCGCGACTGACCGCACGCGGGCTCCGGCCAGGGGAGCCGCTACGAGGCGCAGACGGTGGCCTCGACCGCGGCGTTGAGGTGGTTCAGCGGCGCGTACGTCGTCGGCAGCGCCGTCGTCACGACGACCGCACCACGCCCGTCCTCCGTCACCAGGTCGCGGCTCTCGAAGCCGGGGATGTCGCCGCCGTGGCCCCAGGCGGTGACGCCGCAGCTCAGCGTCTTCTTCGCGAGGCCCAACCCGTAGCGCCAGCGGCCCGTCGGCTCGAAGCCCGGCGCCGCGACCGTGGTCTCCATCTCGCGCTGCTGCGCCGGCTGCAGCAGCTTGCCCCCGACGACGGCCTGGTAGAACGCCAGGACGTCGCTCGGCGTCGCGATGAGCTCACCCGCGGCCCAGCCGATCGAGGGCTCGAAGGCGGTGATGTCCTGCCACGGATCCCCTGGTGCTGCGGCGAAGTAGCCCTGCGGGTGCGGTGCCCGGATGCGCAGGTTGCCGGTGGCTGGCCAGTAGGTGCGGGTCAGGTGGAGCGGGCGCAGGATGCGGTCCGTGATCTGCTCGTTGATCGGGCGGCCGGTCACCTGCTCGACGACGAGCCCGGCGAGCAGGTAGTTGGTGTTGCTGTACTCCCACGTGGTGCCGGGCGCGAAGTGGCTGCGGTGCGACAGGGCGTGGTCGAGCAGCGTACGCGGCTGCTGGTAGGTCCTCGCCGCCCTCGACAGCGGCGTGGGGAGGTCGTCGTCGTAGTCGGGCAGCCCGCTGGTCTGCTGCAGCAGCTGGCGGACCGTGATGCGCCGACCGTCGTTGCCGTTGTGCCGCACCAGGCCCGGGAGGTAGGTCTCGACCGGCGCGTCGAGGTCGACGAGGCCTTCGCCGACGAGCTGGAGGACGACGACGGCGGTGTAGGTCTTGGTGTTGCTGGCGATGCGGACGTAGCCGTCGGTCGGCACCTTCGCACCGGTGGCGAGGTTGCCGACGCCGGCGGTGTAGTTGCGGACCTCGCCGCCGCGGGTGCTCACCGAGGCGAGGACGCCGGGTACGCGGTCCGTGCCGACCAGCGCGGCCAGCCGTCGCGACGTGGCGTCGGGGTGGGCGGTGGCGGCGGTGCGCGCCGTCGCGGTGCTCGCCGTGGAGGTGCTGGCACCTGCCGTGCTCGCGCCGAGCAGTGCGGTGCCGGCGAGGGTGCCGGCGGCCGCGACGAGCGCCAGCCGACGGCGTGCGCCGGTGCGGCGGAAGGGGTGCGGGGGAGTCATGCTCGCTCCTCGGATCGGGGTTCTGCTGACCTGGTCAACACAACCCCGCGAGCGTTCCCGGCACGATCCTGCGGGCCGGTGTCCTCCTGGTGGGGTCTGCCCTACTTCGCGCCGGATGCGGCGCGCACGCGCCAGGCCCGCCAGCCCTCGAGCCCGAGGTCGCCCACGAACGACACACCGCCGAAGACCAGCGCCGTGCCGAGCGACTGGGCCGCGGAGGCGTGGTGCACCAGCAGGTCGAGCAGGCCGAAGCCGAGTGCCATCGCCGCCCCGCCCGCGGTGGCCGCTTGGAGCGCCTGGGGCAGCGGGAGCGGCGGGCGGCTCACGCGTCCTCCTCCGGCTCGCGGCACAGGCAGAACGGATGGCCGGCGGGGTCGAGCAGCACGCGTACGTGCTCCTGCGGCTGGTGCTCCGCGAGCGTCGCGCCGAGCGCGACGGCGTCTTCGACCGCCGAGTCCAGGTCGCCGACCTGGAAGTCGAAGTGCATCATCGGCCGCTGGCTGCCGTCGACCGGCGGCCACACCGGCGCCGAGTAGTCGTCCGCCTGCTGGAAGACCACGAAGGGGCCCTCGGGAGCCCCGAGGATCGCGGTCCCGGGCTCCTCGTGCCCGACCGGCCAGCCGAGCAGCTCCGAGTAGAACCGGGCCAGGGCGCTGGGGTCCGGCGCCTCGATGGCGGTGCCCCACCACATGCCGGCGGTCCGCGATCTCATGGGTCCGACTGTGCCGGAGTCCAGGTCACGGTGTCCAGGGCATGTCGAGAACGCCGCGCCAGCTCCGACCAGAGGGTGCAGCGCGGCCACAGAGGCGGCGCGGGAGAGGATGGCGAGATGCGCTACATGCTGATGCAGGCCTACGGTCCGGTCGAGCTCCAGGACTGCCCGCCGATGACCGAGTGGGCGCCGGAGGACGTGCGGGCCCACATCGAGTTCCAGCACACGCTCAACGCCGAGCTGCTGGCGAGCGGCGAGCTGGTCGACGCGCAGGGGCTGGCGGGTCCCGACGTCGCGAAGTTCGTCGTCTCCGACGGCGTGAACCCGCCCAAGGTGGTCGACGGGCCCTACCCCGAGTCCAAGGAGCTGCTCGCGGGCTACCGGCTGGTCGACGTCGACAGCGTCGAGCGCGCCCTCGAGATCGCGGCCCGCTCGTCCGCGGCCCCTGGCCCCGGCGGAGCGCCGCTGCGCATGCCCATCGAGGTGCGCCAGGTGCTCGGCGCGCCCGACCCGGAGGTCTGACCACGGCCGAGCTCGAGGGCCTGCTGCGCGAGCTCGCGCCGCAGGCCCTCGCCGCGGTGGCGCGGAGGTACGGCGACTTCTCCGACGCCGAGGACGCCGTGCAGGAGGCGCTCGCCACCGCCGCCGTGGAGTGGCAGGACGCGCTGCCCGAGCGCCCGCTGGGCTGGCTGGTCACGGTGGCCTCGCGCCGGCTCGTCGACGAGTACCGCCGCAACGA from Motilibacter peucedani harbors:
- a CDS encoding ATP-binding protein, whose protein sequence is MSIAQVGGVVRGAGPERLVTSTGVLLSTDELRQLFLFESLDQHKLAWLAEHGWVQDFPAGSTVLREGDPADAFVVLLSGTITLSRMVQRDDVEIVRSDHVGSYAGATQAYLGDRTSQTYLQSMRAVTDVRLFVLPAAVFGKIVRKWFPMPTHLLEGLFLGTRNSNEIVGQRERLVALGSLTAGLTHELNNPAAATSRAAATLRDRLAAMRHKLKGLASGAIKPEQLLALADCQEAAIARIPTAPKLGVVETSEREDEWADWLEDHGIARGWEMAATFVSAGLDLEWGDDVAARTDIENLELAMRWLAYTLETELLIGEIEEAAARISTLVGAAKQYSQMDRAPHQDIDVHDGLESTLVMLSRRIGDDIVVVKEFDRSLPKIPAYGAELNQVWTNLIDNAIAVMKGGGTLTLRTSLDGESVLVEVCDTGPGVPEELRQRIFEPFFTTKPVGEGTGLGLDISFRIVVNKHGGDLRVESVPGNTCFQVRLPLVEPARD
- a CDS encoding serine hydrolase domain-containing protein — its product is MTPPHPFRRTGARRRLALVAAAGTLAGTALLGASTAGASTSTASTATARTAATAHPDATSRRLAALVGTDRVPGVLASVSTRGGEVRNYTAGVGNLATGAKVPTDGYVRIASNTKTYTAVVVLQLVGEGLVDLDAPVETYLPGLVRHNGNDGRRITVRQLLQQTSGLPDYDDDLPTPLSRAARTYQQPRTLLDHALSHRSHFAPGTTWEYSNTNYLLAGLVVEQVTGRPINEQITDRILRPLHLTRTYWPATGNLRIRAPHPQGYFAAAPGDPWQDITAFEPSIGWAAGELIATPSDVLAFYQAVVGGKLLQPAQQREMETTVAAPGFEPTGRWRYGLGLAKKTLSCGVTAWGHGGDIPGFESRDLVTEDGRGAVVVTTALPTTYAPLNHLNAAVEATVCAS
- a CDS encoding VOC family protein, whose translation is MRSRTAGMWWGTAIEAPDPSALARFYSELLGWPVGHEEPGTAILGAPEGPFVVFQQADDYSAPVWPPVDGSQRPMMHFDFQVGDLDSAVEDAVALGATLAEHQPQEHVRVLLDPAGHPFCLCREPEEDA
- a CDS encoding YciI family protein; protein product: MRYMLMQAYGPVELQDCPPMTEWAPEDVRAHIEFQHTLNAELLASGELVDAQGLAGPDVAKFVVSDGVNPPKVVDGPYPESKELLAGYRLVDVDSVERALEIAARSSAAPGPGGAPLRMPIEVRQVLGAPDPEV